A window of Flavobacteriales bacterium contains these coding sequences:
- a CDS encoding M1 family peptidase, translating to MRNLLLLVLILPFAANAQEFTLADTLRGTLSPIRACFDVTYYDLQLKVDIEGKSISGVNEIHFQTMTDFDSLQLDLFANMTIDSVLYHGKQLGFSRLFDAFFVRFPETMKAGEDGVVSVYYHGQPTIAKRAPWDGGFVWTKDGSGKPWVGVACEGTGASLWWPNKDHLSDEPDSMRVRCTVPNGLMCVSNGELESRNLQSDGMEWVWKISYPINNYNVTLNIADYAHFGGVYANAQGDSLKLDYYVLKENLDKAKEQFKQVPKMMDCFEEAFGPYPFYNDGYALVETPYAGMEHQGAIAYGNKYMKGYWGRYPKDMDFDYIIIHETGHEWWGNSVSMKDAADMWIHESFCTYSESVYVECRYGYDSMLEYLKNQKYMINNRTPIYGVYGLNHEGNSGDMYYKGAWMIHTFRNVLNNDSLFRSILKGIAQEFAYRTVDGEEIVNYINGRAKYNYMPLFEQYLKFSDVPVLEYRWDKKNLELRWKADAEGFRMPLIYETPSEGQKRVLVTNKEWTSVPMSKKDFKEMRLRDDLLLFLSKEVE from the coding sequence ATGAGAAATCTCTTACTACTTGTTCTGATTCTTCCGTTTGCGGCAAATGCCCAGGAATTTACGTTGGCGGATACGCTGCGCGGAACGCTTTCTCCGATACGTGCGTGTTTCGATGTAACGTATTATGACCTTCAATTGAAGGTTGACATTGAAGGGAAGTCTATTTCGGGTGTGAATGAGATTCATTTTCAGACCATGACGGATTTTGACAGTCTGCAATTGGATCTGTTCGCGAACATGACCATTGACAGCGTTCTCTACCATGGGAAGCAATTGGGTTTTTCGCGTTTGTTCGATGCGTTTTTTGTGCGTTTCCCAGAGACGATGAAGGCGGGGGAAGATGGGGTTGTTTCCGTTTACTATCACGGGCAACCGACCATAGCCAAACGCGCGCCTTGGGATGGTGGTTTTGTGTGGACAAAGGACGGGTCTGGTAAACCATGGGTCGGAGTGGCATGCGAAGGAACCGGAGCAAGTCTTTGGTGGCCGAACAAGGACCATCTTTCGGATGAACCGGACAGCATGCGGGTGAGATGCACGGTTCCGAACGGGCTGATGTGTGTTTCGAACGGAGAGTTGGAGTCGAGGAATTTGCAGTCGGATGGAATGGAATGGGTTTGGAAGATCAGCTATCCCATCAACAACTACAATGTGACCTTGAACATTGCCGATTACGCGCATTTTGGTGGTGTTTATGCGAACGCGCAGGGCGATTCACTGAAATTGGACTATTACGTGCTGAAGGAGAACTTGGACAAGGCGAAAGAGCAGTTCAAGCAGGTGCCAAAGATGATGGATTGCTTTGAAGAGGCATTCGGCCCTTATCCTTTCTACAATGATGGCTATGCCTTGGTGGAAACGCCTTATGCAGGCATGGAACATCAGGGGGCCATTGCCTACGGAAACAAGTATATGAAGGGCTATTGGGGGCGCTATCCGAAAGACATGGATTTCGACTACATCATCATCCACGAAACGGGACACGAATGGTGGGGCAACAGCGTGAGCATGAAGGATGCGGCCGATATGTGGATCCACGAGAGTTTCTGCACGTATTCTGAATCGGTGTATGTGGAGTGCAGGTATGGTTATGATAGCATGTTGGAATATCTTAAGAATCAGAAATACATGATCAACAACCGTACGCCCATTTATGGGGTTTACGGATTGAACCACGAGGGCAACAGTGGCGATATGTATTACAAGGGCGCTTGGATGATCCATACGTTCCGAAATGTGTTGAACAACGATTCGCTTTTCCGAAGTATTCTGAAAGGCATTGCGCAGGAGTTCGCGTACCGAACGGTGGATGGCGAGGAGATCGTGAATTACATCAACGGCCGCGCGAAGTACAATTACATGCCTCTGTTCGAACAGTATCTGAAGTTTTCGGATGTTCCGGTGTTGGAATACCGCTGGGACAAGAAGAACCTTGAACTACGTTGGAAAGCGGATGCGGAAGGTTTCCGAATGCCGTTGATCTATGAAACGCCTTCGGAGGGGCAGAAGCGTGTGCTGGTGACCAATAAGGAATGGACCTCGGTACCGATGTCGAAGAAGGATTTCAAAGAGATGAGGCTTCGGGATGATCTGTTGTTGTTCTTGAGCAAGGAGGTTGAGTGA
- a CDS encoding 50S ribosomal protein L28, whose amino-acid sequence MSKVCQITGKKVMVGNNVSHSNAKTKRKFLPNLFKKKFFVPSTGETVTLKVSANGLRTINKNGIEAALKNAKEKGFL is encoded by the coding sequence ATGTCTAAGGTTTGTCAGATAACAGGAAAGAAAGTGATGGTTGGGAACAATGTTTCTCACTCGAATGCGAAAACGAAGCGGAAATTCCTTCCAAACCTTTTCAAGAAGAAGTTCTTCGTTCCATCGACAGGTGAGACTGTAACATTGAAGGTTTCTGCCAACGGGTTGAGAACCATCAACAAAAATGGCATTGAGGCTGCATTGAAGAATGCAAAGGAGAAAGGCTTCTTGTAA
- a CDS encoding PKD domain-containing protein encodes MIRQFTSVAFIVTIMAFASGCKQETKNYAADFEASMTNIGVGQAVNFEDNSIGAVTAWEWSFDGGTPSTASVKDPDGILYTEAGTYDVTLTITTDAGKSTETKTGYIVVTVPDGGCGDLTTVTDIDGNVYSVVTIGTQCWMGENLKTSHYRDGSAIAEVSDSTQWKYLQTGAYCFYKNDNSFEATYGKLYNWYAINDSSGICPDGWHVPQDSEFKTLVDYLGASDGVAGGRLKEDGTTHWEDPNTGGSNTSGWTGLPGGMRYREGQFDQEGRNGLFWSARRESESLAYFLTLTYNSEDAFRTYIYKQSGFSCRCVKD; translated from the coding sequence ATGATCAGACAGTTTACAAGTGTTGCTTTTATAGTGACAATTATGGCATTTGCTTCGGGCTGTAAGCAGGAAACGAAGAACTATGCCGCTGATTTTGAAGCGAGCATGACCAATATTGGCGTTGGTCAGGCCGTGAATTTCGAAGACAATTCCATTGGAGCAGTAACGGCTTGGGAATGGTCATTTGATGGAGGAACACCAAGCACGGCATCGGTCAAAGACCCTGATGGGATTCTTTATACCGAAGCAGGGACCTACGATGTAACGCTGACCATTACCACCGATGCGGGAAAGTCTACCGAGACGAAAACCGGTTATATCGTAGTGACGGTTCCAGATGGTGGTTGCGGTGATCTGACCACGGTCACGGATATTGACGGAAACGTTTACTCGGTTGTTACCATTGGCACGCAATGCTGGATGGGCGAGAACTTGAAGACTTCTCATTACCGCGATGGAAGTGCCATTGCAGAGGTTTCTGACAGTACCCAATGGAAATATCTGCAGACTGGAGCCTATTGCTTCTATAAGAACGATAATTCCTTTGAGGCTACTTATGGAAAGCTCTACAACTGGTATGCGATCAATGATAGTAGTGGAATTTGTCCAGATGGATGGCACGTGCCGCAGGACAGCGAGTTCAAAACCTTGGTCGATTACTTGGGTGCTTCAGATGGTGTGGCTGGAGGCCGTTTGAAAGAAGACGGAACAACCCATTGGGAAGACCCGAACACGGGCGGTTCCAACACCAGTGGCTGGACAGGATTGCCCGGTGGCATGCGTTATCGCGAAGGACAGTTCGATCAAGAAGGAAGGAACGGGTTGTTCTGGTCTGCCAGAAGAGAAAGCGAATCGTTGGCGTACTTCCTTACACTCACTTACAATAGTGAAGATGCTTTCCGCACATACATTTACAAGCAAAGCGGATTTTCCTGTCGATGTGTGAAGGATTGA